The following nucleotide sequence is from Flavobacteriales bacterium.
ATATGTTATACCTAAAGGGTTTACTCGATTATTAGGCAAGATAGCCGAACTAACCGATGCCGGAATTGAAATAAATTTCTTTATTGGGAATCACGATATGTGGTGTTTCGACTATTTCAAATACGAGTTAGGGCTAAATATATTCCGCAATCCAATAAGTATAGATTTGAATGGCAAAAGGTTCTATTTAGCTCATGGCGATGGTCTGGGTCCAAAAGATTACAAATATAAGTTTCTTAAAAAAATATTCAGAAATCCATTATGCCAATGGTTGTTTGCAATTATCCCGCCTAGCATTGGCATAGGACTTGCTCAGGCATGGTCTGGAAGCAGCAGGGCAACGAACCCTACTACTTTAAAGGATTTCCTCGGAGAAGACAAAGAATGGCTGATACAACATTCAAAAGCAGTTTTGAAAAAAGAGCATTTCGATTACTTCATCTATGGACATAGACATATCCCTTTCGAACTTGATCTAAAGGAAAACTCAAAATATATTAATCTGGGCGACTGGATCAGTCATCTCACTTAC
It contains:
- a CDS encoding UDP-2,3-diacylglucosamine diphosphatase gives rise to the protein MEQSDTPKKIYFASDFHLGIPSHTESLIREKKIVAWLEDIRKDAEAIYLMGDLFDFWFEYKYVIPKGFTRLLGKIAELTDAGIEINFFIGNHDMWCFDYFKYELGLNIFRNPISIDLNGKRFYLAHGDGLGPKDYKYKFLKKIFRNPLCQWLFAIIPPSIGIGLAQAWSGSSRATNPTTLKDFLGEDKEWLIQHSKAVLKKEHFDYFIYGHRHIPFELDLKENSKYINLGDWISHLTYAEFDGKDVTLKSY